The proteins below come from a single Mangifera indica cultivar Alphonso chromosome 16, CATAS_Mindica_2.1, whole genome shotgun sequence genomic window:
- the LOC123198944 gene encoding alkane hydroxylase MAH1-like, producing the protein MLLQSLQVFGNLVEAVVSLFLDHEKITKALDKSKGTIRIKTYFSQEALIVTCDPENVHYIMTSNFSRYHKGPEWRKRLDIFGDHGVFNSDFEEWKSQIKTIRDFLSHKKFHQLTEKTIPGIIKNQLVPVLEHISKQNAAVDLQDLFKRYTFDFASIISTGFNPKTLCIEFPEIPFSNAMDDACEAIFYRHIMPESWWKLQRWLGIGKERKYSNSIKTVDEFAMKQISIRRAILSKSMKIMEVEEEESFNLLNLYFSGHEISGAALTDEKIIKDNLIGFIFATEDTSRTALSWFFWLISQNPSVEMKIREELRRNLPQEEDKEGRVFWHLDELNRLVYLHAALCESLRLFPPAPFEIRTPMHEDSLPSGQNVNPNTPVIVCSYAMGRMAWIWGDDCEEFKPERWITEDGGIKHYPQHKFLAFNARPRVCLGKTVAFALMKAVAATVIHNFEVQVLKNHRMKPKLSISLGMKNGLFAKVKSRLK; encoded by the coding sequence ATGTTATTACAAAGCTTGCAAGTCTTTGGAAATTTGGTGGAAGCGGTTGTCAGCCTGTTTTTGGACCACGAGAAAATTACTAAAGCACTAGACAAAAGCAAGGGCACAATTCGTATCAAAACCTACTTCTCTCAAGAAGCCTTGATAGTCACTTGTGACCCAGAAAATGTGCACTACATCATGACATCAAACTTTTCAAGATATCACAAAGGGCCGGAATGGAGAAAGAGATTAGATATTTTTGGAGATCATGGTGTTTTCAATTCTGATTTTGAAGAATGGAAGTCCCAGATCAAAACGATTCGTGATTTTTTAAGCCACAAGAAGTTTCATCAACTCACAGAAAAAACGATTCCTGGTATAATAAAGAACCAGCTAGTTCCAGTTCTTGAGCATATCTCAAAACAAAATGCAGCGGTGGATTTGCAGGATTTGTTCAAAAGGTATACGTTTGACTTTGCTAGCATCATCTCCACTGGTTTCAACCCCAAGACTCTCTGTATTGAATTCCCAGAAATTCCTTTTTCAAATGCAATGGATGATGCCTGCGAAGCAATATTTTATCGGCATATTATGCCGGAAAGCTGGTGGAAACTTCAAAGGTGGCTTGGaattgggaaagaaagaaagtataGTAATAGTATTAAAACAGTAGATGAGTTTGCGATGAAGCAAATTTCGATTCGACGAGCAATACTTAgcaaatcaatgaaaataatggaggtagaggaagaagaaagtttCAATCTTTTGAATCTCTACTTTAGTGGGCATGAGATCTCTGGAGCAGCACTTACtgatgagaaaattattaaagacAACTTGATTGGATTTATTTTTGCAACTGAAGATACAAGTAGGACAGCTCTCTCTTGGTTCTTCTGGTTGATCTCGCAAAATCCATCAGTTGAGATGAAGATCAGAGAAGAACTGAGAAGAAACTTGCCACAGGAAGAAGACAAAGAAGGGAGAGTATTCTGGCACTTGGATGAGTTAAATAGGCTTGTTTATCTGCACGCAGCTTTATGTGAAAGCCTAAGGCTATTCCCACCTGCTCCTTTTGAAATCAGGACCCCAATGCATGAAGATAGCCTTCCTAGCGGCCAAAATGTGAATCCAAACACACCGGTTATAGTGTGTTCGTATGCTATGGGGAGAATGGCATGGATTTGGGGAGATGATTGTGAAGAATTCAAGCCAGAAAGATGGATCACTGAAGATGGAGGGATTAAACATTACCCGCAACACAAGTTTTTAGCATTCAATGCAAGGCCAAGGGTATGCCTTGGCAAGACTGTTGCATTTGCTCTAATGAAGGCCGTTGCAGCCACCGTAATCCATAACTTTGAAGTTCAAGTGCTGAAAAACCACCGCATGAAACCTAAGCTTAGTATCAGTTTAGGGATGAAGAATGGATTATTTGCTAAGGTTAAGAGTAGATTAAAATGA
- the LOC123198943 gene encoding alkane hydroxylase MAH1-like encodes MREILKKSTKAMEEADEAEESFKVEETTRTALTWFFWCLSKNPSVEGKIKEELRRNPAGKEVEKGQILFNLDELSKLVYLHAALSETLRLFPPVPHETRIPVEPDCFQAAIRPRIFPGKDVGFFLMKAIVATILPNYDVQVVENHPVVQNLSIALSMKYGLLARFKSISSA; translated from the exons ATGCGAGAAATTCTTAAGAAATCAACGAAAGCGATGGAAGAAGCAGACGAAGCAGAAGAGAGTTTTAAG GTTGAAGAAACAACAAGAACAGCTCTCACTTGGTTCTTCTGGTGTCTCTCGAAAAACCCATCAGTTGAGGGGAAAATCAAAGAAGAATTAAGACGAAATCCTGCAGGAAAAGAAGTCGAAAAAGGGCAAATCCTCTTCAACTTGGATGAGCTGAGTAAGCTTGTTTATCTCCATGCAGCTTTATCTGAAACCCTGAGGCTATTCCCTCCAGTCCCACATGAAACCAGGATTCCAGTTGAACCAGATTGCTTCCAAGCGGCCATAAG GCCAAGAATTTTCCCGGGCAAGGACGTTGGATTCTTCTTGATGAAGGCCATTGTGGCAACGATTCTTCCTAACTACGATGTTCAAGTAGTGGAAAATCACCCTGTGGTTCAAAATCTTAGCATTGCGTTATCTATGAAGTATGGATTACTGGCTAGGTTTAAGAGTATATCATCAGCTTGA